The genome window GCCGTGTTTTGCGTGCAGGGGGTTGGGATGCCCTGGCCCTCCCCATCGGGGTACTGGTGGGCTTGCTGGCAGGGCTTGATTGGAAGGGGGCCTTGCTACTGGCTGGGGTGATGTATGTTTCCTCCTCCGCAGTGATTGTCAAGCTTATTCTAGACCTGCGCCGGGCCGCCAACTCCGAGAGTGAAGTGGTGCTGGGGGTGCTGGTTTTTGAAGACCTGCTCATCGCCATACTGCTGGTCTTGGTACAGGGTGGAACAGGTCTTAGCTTTGCGGTGGTGGCAGGTCTGGTCGGGTTGTTGTGGCTACTGCTGCACCTGGGGGGTAGATGGCTTAATCAGCAGGTACAGCACCTGTCCGATGAGCTGGTTTTGCTGCTGGGAGCTGCGCTGGTTAGTGGTACCGCTATTCTATTCCACACCGTAGGAGCCTCAGAGGCGGTAGCAGCGTTTATCTGCGGGGTGCTGGCAGCTGGACTGGGCTTGCGCGAACGCTTTGAGCAACTGTTTGGTTCCGTGCGTGACCTGGGGGTGGCCCTCTTTTTTCTAACTGTAGGGGCTGAAGCCCTGGGGCTCTTGGACGCGGTAACAGTGGGAGTAGTGGGCCTGGCCTTGCTGGCGCTCCTAATCAAACTACCCCTCAACTTTAAAGGGGCGCAGATGGCCGGGCTTTCGCAGAAGAGAAGCGGCTTCGCAGCTATCTACTTGATTCCTCGAGGCGAGTTCAATCTCATTTTGGGGGCCATGGCCCTGCAACAGGGCTACCCCCTGGTAGGACAGGTGGCGGTGTTGCTGGTATTGGTTTCAATTCCGCTGGGCAGTCTGCTTATGCGCTTTGCCCCTTCCTGGTATGATGGACGCAGAAAATGATACCCATACGCGATTCTCTGTTATTTCATGGGCCTGCCCCGGCCACCAAGATCATTATTGTTCTCTGCGGCCTGGCGTTCTATCTTCAAATATCGTGGGGCTTTGAGGAGACCATAGCGCAATTTGGCTTTATTCCAGCCACGTTCTTTCTGGATCCTCTCGGGCAAGGCTACCGCCTGCTCAGCAGCATGTTTGTACATGGGTCGCTGGGGCACTTGATAGGCAACGTATGGTTTTTGTGGGTATTTGGGCCGGGGCTCGAGGGCCGCTTGGGCAGCTGGCGCTATTTAGGGCTTTACTTGTTGTCTGGAGTGGTTGCCGCCTTAACCCAGGCCCTGTTCACACCTGATCCCAGCCTGCCAATGGTAGGGGCTTCGGGGGCCATTTCTGGGGTGACCGGGGGCTATCTGATCCTGTTTCCCGGCGCACTTGTGCTTACGTGGATGTTTCCCTTTTTTTGGCTCTGGCTGCCCGCAACGCTTTACCTTGGATACTGGGCGACTATACAGCTTATCAACGCCCTGCTGGGCCTGCCCGGTGTCGCCTGGTGGGCTCATCTGGGTGGTTTTGTGGCCGGTATGGTGTTGGCTCGATGGTTCAGACCAAAGCGGAGCTACCAGGCCGTCCCCTACTGGGAGCACTGGTATTATTTTCGCTAACATGCACATAGGAGGCCTATGGAGATCTTCTTTCAGTTGTTCTGGCTGTTTTTTATCCTCTCGAGCCTGAGTCCTTACTTCAACCAGCAGATGCTGCTGGCTGCACGCGCTCGGCGAATTACCGATCTCGAGCGCAAACGCAAAAGCCGCGTCATCACCCTGATTCACCGACAGGAGGGGTTTTCCTTTCTGGGGATTCCGTTTGCACGCTACATAGACATCGACGATTCAGAGCAGGTTTTGCGTGCAATTCGCATGACTGACCAGAGCGTACCCATCGACCTTATCCTGCATACCCCCGGCGGGTTGGTACTGGCTGCCGAGCAGATCGCCGAGGCTCTCTTAAAGCATCCTGCCAGGGTTACGGTCTTCGTACCACACTACGCCATGTCGGGTGGAACCCTGATTGCCCTGGCTGCTGATGAAATCGTGATGGATCCCAACGCGGTGCTGGGGCCGGTGGATCCCCAGCTTGGGCAGTATCCAGCAGCCTCTATCTTGCGGGTTTTGGAGCAAAAGCCCATGGCGGAGATCGACGATCAGACCCTGATCATGGCCGATGTAGCCCGCAAAGCCCTGGCGCAGGTCAAGCGCACGGTGGCCGGCCTCTTGCGCAAACACTTTGACGAGCAAAAAAGCCAGGAGCTCGCCGATCTACTTTCGCAGGGTACCTGGACGCACGATTACCCCATTAGCGTTGAGGAAGCCCGCAGCATGGGCCTGCGGGTATCCACCGAGATGCCCATAGAGGTTTATGAACTCATGGGTATGTACCCTCAGCCGCGGGGTGGAAAGCCCAGTGTGCAGTATGTGCCCCTACCCTATGGGCGAGAGGAGCCTAGGTCTGGGCGGCGCTGATTGCTGCCAGGTTCCCTCAGCTCGTAACCAAA of Meiothermus sp. contains these proteins:
- a CDS encoding ATP-dependent Clp protease proteolytic subunit; this translates as MEIFFQLFWLFFILSSLSPYFNQQMLLAARARRITDLERKRKSRVITLIHRQEGFSFLGIPFARYIDIDDSEQVLRAIRMTDQSVPIDLILHTPGGLVLAAEQIAEALLKHPARVTVFVPHYAMSGGTLIALAADEIVMDPNAVLGPVDPQLGQYPAASILRVLEQKPMAEIDDQTLIMADVARKALAQVKRTVAGLLRKHFDEQKSQELADLLSQGTWTHDYPISVEEARSMGLRVSTEMPIEVYELMGMYPQPRGGKPSVQYVPLPYGREEPRSGRR
- a CDS encoding rhomboid family intramembrane serine protease; the protein is MIPIRDSLLFHGPAPATKIIIVLCGLAFYLQISWGFEETIAQFGFIPATFFLDPLGQGYRLLSSMFVHGSLGHLIGNVWFLWVFGPGLEGRLGSWRYLGLYLLSGVVAALTQALFTPDPSLPMVGASGAISGVTGGYLILFPGALVLTWMFPFFWLWLPATLYLGYWATIQLINALLGLPGVAWWAHLGGFVAGMVLARWFRPKRSYQAVPYWEHWYYFR
- a CDS encoding cation:proton antiporter codes for the protein MHESVTAFAIATLLLGLGAALVHRWHFPPLAAYLLVGLALGEFLDTESLEPLPSLGLLLLMFSVGLEFGPDRLQQMSGRVLRAGGWDALALPIGVLVGLLAGLDWKGALLLAGVMYVSSSAVIVKLILDLRRAANSESEVVLGVLVFEDLLIAILLVLVQGGTGLSFAVVAGLVGLLWLLLHLGGRWLNQQVQHLSDELVLLLGAALVSGTAILFHTVGASEAVAAFICGVLAAGLGLRERFEQLFGSVRDLGVALFFLTVGAEALGLLDAVTVGVVGLALLALLIKLPLNFKGAQMAGLSQKRSGFAAIYLIPRGEFNLILGAMALQQGYPLVGQVAVLLVLVSIPLGSLLMRFAPSWYDGRRK